In Marmota flaviventris isolate mMarFla1 chromosome 15, mMarFla1.hap1, whole genome shotgun sequence, a single window of DNA contains:
- the Vps28 gene encoding vacuolar protein sorting-associated protein 28 homolog isoform X3 has protein sequence MFHGIPATPGMGAPGNKPELYEEVKLYKNAREREKYDNMAELFAVVKTMQALEKAYIKDCVTPNEYTAACSRLLVQYKAAFRQVQGSEISSIDEFCRKFRLDCPLAMERVKEDRPITIKDDKGNLNRCIADVVSPGDTPRRVLHIMPQTGRSPRASGSALHHSNGQTAPRNPRHGRDPA, from the exons ATGTTTCACGGGATCCCAGCCACTCCCGGCATGGGAG CCCCTGGAAACAAGCCAGAGCTGTATGAG GAAGTGAAGTTGTACAAGAATGCCCGGGAGAGGGAGAA GTATGACAACATGGCAGAGCTGTTTGCAGTAGTGAAGACAATGCAGGCActggaaaaagcatacatcaagGACTGCGTCACCCCCAACGA GTACACTGCAGCCTGCTCTCGGCTCCTGGTCCAGTACAAAGCTGCCTTCCGGCAGGTTCAAGGCTCAGAAATCAGTTCCATTGATGAATTCTGCCGCAAGTTCCGC CTGGACTGCCCACTCGCCATGGAGAGGGTTAAGGAAGACAGGCCCATCACCATCAAGGATGACAAGGGCAACCTCAACCGCTGTATTGCTGATGTTGTCTCA CCAGGAGACACCCCCAGGAGGGTCCTGCACATAATGCCCCAGACAGGAAGGAGCCCCAGGGCTTCGGGATCAG CTCTTCATCACAGTAATGGACAAACTGCGCCTAGAAATCCGCGCCATGGACGAG ATCCAGCCTGA
- the Vps28 gene encoding vacuolar protein sorting-associated protein 28 homolog isoform X1 — protein MFHGIPATPGMGAPGNKPELYEEVKLYKNAREREKYDNMAELFAVVKTMQALEKAYIKDCVTPNEYTAACSRLLVQYKAAFRQVQGSEISSIDEFCRKFRLDCPLAMERVKEDRPITIKDDKGNLNRCIADVVSLFITVMDKLRLEIRAMDEIQPDLRELMETMHRMSHLPPDFEGRQTVSQWLQTLSGMSASDELDDSQVRQMLFDLESAYNAFNRFLHA, from the exons ATGTTTCACGGGATCCCAGCCACTCCCGGCATGGGAG CCCCTGGAAACAAGCCAGAGCTGTATGAG GAAGTGAAGTTGTACAAGAATGCCCGGGAGAGGGAGAA GTATGACAACATGGCAGAGCTGTTTGCAGTAGTGAAGACAATGCAGGCActggaaaaagcatacatcaagGACTGCGTCACCCCCAACGA GTACACTGCAGCCTGCTCTCGGCTCCTGGTCCAGTACAAAGCTGCCTTCCGGCAGGTTCAAGGCTCAGAAATCAGTTCCATTGATGAATTCTGCCGCAAGTTCCGC CTGGACTGCCCACTCGCCATGGAGAGGGTTAAGGAAGACAGGCCCATCACCATCAAGGATGACAAGGGCAACCTCAACCGCTGTATTGCTGATGTTGTCTCA CTCTTCATCACAGTAATGGACAAACTGCGCCTAGAAATCCGCGCCATGGACGAG ATCCAGCCTGACCTGCGGGAGCTGATGGAGACCATGCACCGCATGAGCCACTTGCCCCCAGACTTCGAGGGCCGCCAAACAGTCAGCCAATG GCTACAGACCTTGAGCGGCATGTCAGCATCTGATGAGCTGGATGACTCCCAGGTACGGCAAATGCTCTTCGATCTGGAGTCCGCCTACAACGCCTTTAACCGCTTCCTGCACGCCTGA
- the Vps28 gene encoding vacuolar protein sorting-associated protein 28 homolog isoform X2 — protein MAELFAVVKTMQALEKAYIKDCVTPNEYTAACSRLLVQYKAAFRQVQGSEISSIDEFCRKFRLDCPLAMERVKEDRPITIKDDKGNLNRCIADVVSLFITVMDKLRLEIRAMDEIQPDLRELMETMHRMSHLPPDFEGRQTVSQWLQTLSGMSASDELDDSQVRQMLFDLESAYNAFNRFLHA, from the exons ATGGCAGAGCTGTTTGCAGTAGTGAAGACAATGCAGGCActggaaaaagcatacatcaagGACTGCGTCACCCCCAACGA GTACACTGCAGCCTGCTCTCGGCTCCTGGTCCAGTACAAAGCTGCCTTCCGGCAGGTTCAAGGCTCAGAAATCAGTTCCATTGATGAATTCTGCCGCAAGTTCCGC CTGGACTGCCCACTCGCCATGGAGAGGGTTAAGGAAGACAGGCCCATCACCATCAAGGATGACAAGGGCAACCTCAACCGCTGTATTGCTGATGTTGTCTCA CTCTTCATCACAGTAATGGACAAACTGCGCCTAGAAATCCGCGCCATGGACGAG ATCCAGCCTGACCTGCGGGAGCTGATGGAGACCATGCACCGCATGAGCCACTTGCCCCCAGACTTCGAGGGCCGCCAAACAGTCAGCCAATG GCTACAGACCTTGAGCGGCATGTCAGCATCTGATGAGCTGGATGACTCCCAGGTACGGCAAATGCTCTTCGATCTGGAGTCCGCCTACAACGCCTTTAACCGCTTCCTGCACGCCTGA